The DNA sequence GTTCGGAACCGGGGTGCTGAAGCTCGCGCGGCCCGGTGAGCCGTGGTCGGTGTGGCTGTTCTGGGAGCCCGGATGGCTGTTCAAGAACTGGTACGTGAACCTTGAGGAGCCGCTGGCTCGTTGGGCGGGCGGAGTGGACTCCGAGGACCACTTCCTCGACATCTCCGTGCACCCGGACCGCAGTTGGCACTGGCGGGACGAGGACGAGTTCGCGCAGGCCCAGCGGGACGGGCTGGTGGACGACCGGCTCGCCGCGCGGGTGCGGGAAGCGGGGCGCGACGCGGTCGAGGTGATCCGCGCCTGGGGGCCGCCGTTCTCGGACGACTGGCAGCACTGGCGCCCGGATCCCGCCTGGGCTGTACCTTCTTTGCCTGAGGACTGGGATCGCACGCCCGCGCACATGTCCTCATGAGACCCTTGATGCGCCCCCGGGCAACAAACGTAGGATCGTCCTCCGCAAGGGCGCACTTGGGCGGCAACTACCGAAGTGCGCGCCGGGCTTGACCGATCGTCACCGAGGGGCGGCAGGACGTGAGCGAGGGTTACCAGGGCAACGCCGCCAGGGCCGGCGGGGCTTTCTACGCCGGCCCTGGGAGCAGACGCCCCACCGGCGGCACAGGAACCGCCCCTGGCCACGCGGGAATTCCGTTCCTGGGGCACGTATTGCGGGTATCGGAGTTTCGGCGGGACGAACTGCACGCGCGGCGCGCAGCCCCGGACGGATGGATTCGAAAGGCGTGACGGAGCAGCCGACCTCCTTCGAACGCCCCGAGACGGGCGTCGACCCCGCGGAGCCCCGCGGGGCGCTCGTGCGTACCTCGACACAGTCGACGCCGCACTCCACGCCTGCGCATTCCACGCCGTCGCACCCCCCTTGCGGCGGCGCCGGCGCAGGCACCCCCTTACCCGCGCAGGCACGCACCGGAGAGACCCCCTCCACGCCGGGCACCACCGCACCGTCCGGCCCGAGCAAGGAGCCCTCAGACATCGCCGGCAACGGCCCCGAGCACTCGCAGCCCTCCGTCGCCGCCGAGCCCGACACGCACCGGCCGCGGCCCGTTCCGGAGGCCATCCCGCCGCAGCCCGGCGCCGAGCCGCCGCAGTCGTCCGCCGAGCGGCGCACCGGACAGGGCCTGGTGCCCGGCCGCCCGACGCCCATGCGGCGGGACGGTGACCGGCTGCGCTTCGTGGGCGCCGCCACCCGGCGGATCGCCCGCGGCATCGACCTGGACGAGATCGTGATGGGGCTGTGCCGGGCGACCGTGCCGACCTTCTCCGACGCGATCCTGGTCTATCTGCGCGACCCGCTGCCGGTCGGCGACGAGCGGCCCACGGGGCCCGTCGTGCTGCGGTTGCGCCGCACCGACCGGATCCCGGAGGAGCGGGACACCGAAGGCAGCTTCCTGCCCTCGGGCGCACAGCAGCCGGAGCCGACCGAGCTGTCCGAACTGTCCGCCCTCACCTCCGAACTGTGCGAGGTGCGGCCCGGCGGCGCGCTCGCCGAGGTGCTGCGCGGCGTACGTCCCGTCTTCGCCGACGCTCCCGCCGCGCGCGCCGCCCTGCCCGAACTCCTCGGCGACGACGGCGAGTTGATCATCCCCGACGGTCAGCGTGCGATCCTCGCCCCGCTGCGCGGCCGGCGCCGCGTCATCGGCGCCGCGGTGTTCCTGCGCCGCCCGGAACGCCTCGCGTTCGAGCCCGACGACCTCCTCGTCGCCGCCCAGCTCGCCACGCACAGCGCGCTCGGCATCGACAAGGCGGTGCTGTACGGCCGTGAGGCGTACATCGCCGACGAGCTCCAGCGCACCATGCTGCCCGAGACGCTCCCCCGCCCGACCGGCGTACGGCTGGCCTCCCGCTACCTCCCGGCGGCCGAGACCGCCCGGGTCGGCGGCGACTGGTACGACGCGATCCCGCTGCCCGGCAGCCGTGTCGCCCTCGTGGTCGGTGACGTCATGGGCCACTCCATGACGTCGGCCGCGATCATGGGCCAGCTGCGGACCACGGCCCAGACCCTCGCCGGCCTCGACCTGCCTCCGCAGGAGGTCCTGCACCACCTCGACGAGCAGGCCCAGCGCCTGGGCACCGACCGCATGGCGACCTGCCTGTACGCCGTCTACGACCCGGTATCGCACCGCATCACCATCGCCAACGCCGGCCATCCGCCGCCCGTCCTGCTGCACCTGGGCGGCCGCGCGGAGGTACTGCGGGTGCCGGCGGGCGCCCCGATCGGCGTCGGCGGTGTCGACTTCGAGGCCGTGGAACTGGACGCACCGGCCGGAGCGACCCTGCTCCTCTACACCGACGGCCTGGTCGAGTCCCGCCTGCGTGACGTGTGGACCGGTATAGAGCAGCTGCGCGAGAAGCTCGCCGCGACCGCGCAGCTCACCGGGCCCGACCATCCGCCGCCGCTGGAGGCCCTGTGCGACGAGGTCCTCGACATGCTCGGTCCCGGCGACCGCGACGACGACATCGCGTTGCTCGCCGCCCGCTTCGACGGGATCGCACCCAGCGACGTGGCGTACTGGTTCCTGGAGCCGGAGGACGCCGCCCCGGGGCGCGCCCGGCGCCTGGCCCGCCGCGCCCTCGCCCGCTGGGGCATGGAGGAACTCACCGACTCGGTCGAGCTGTTGGTGAGCGAGGTCGTGACCAACGCGGTGCGGTATGCCTCGCGGCCGGTGACGTTGCGTCTGCTGCGGACCGACGTGCTGCGCTGCGAGGTCGGGGACGACGTGCCGCAGTTGCCGCGGTTGCGGCAGGCGCGGGCGACTGATGAGGGCGGGCGAGGGCTGTACCTCGTCAACCGGTTGGCTCGGCGGTGGGGAGCCACGCGGTTGAGCACCGGGAAAGTCGTCTGGTTCGAGCTGAATCGGGGCTAGTCGCCGTAGGGGGAACTGCGCATCGCCGGCTGCGGGTGTGTCGTGGCCGGTCGCGCAGTTCCCCGCGCCCCTGACGGGACGCTGCTCTACTGTTCGTTTCCGGGTCTGGCCGGGTCCAGGGTGATGTCGCCCGTCGGCTCGTCCGTCGGTTCGTCCGTCGGCTCCTGGGTCGTCGGTTCGTCCGTCGGCTCCTGGGTTGTCGGCTCGTCCGTCGGCTCCTGGGTTGTCGGCTCGTCCGTCGGCTTCTGCGTGGTCGGCTCGTCCGTCGGTTCCTCGGTCGTCGGTTCCTCGGTCGGAGTCGGCGTCCAGGTCGGCTGGACGGCCGCGCCCTGGTCGGTGTCGAGGTCGAACCTCGCGTCCGAGTCCGTGACGCCGAACATGTACGCCGCCCAGACCTGCGCGGGGAAACCACCACCGTTGACCCGCGGCTCGCCGCCCGCGCCGTACATCTTGGTCTGGGCGTGGGTCTTGGCGTCCTCGCCGAACAGGCCCACCGAGGTGACCAGGTCGGGCGTGTAACCGGTGAACCAAGCCGACTTGTTGTCGTCGGACGTACCCGTCTTGCCGGCGACCTTCTGGCCGTCGCGCTTGGGGTTGTTCGCCACGGACGTGCGGGCCGTACCGTCGTCGACCACGCCCGTCAGCACCGAGGTCACCGTGTCGGCGGCCTGCGGGCTGATGACCTGCTCGCCGATCGGGTCCGGGAGCTCGACCGCGCGGCTGTTGTGCTCGGCCGACTTGAGGATGGTCGGCGTGACCTTCTTGCCGTGGTTGTCGAGGGTGGCGTAGACCCCGGCCATCTGCAGCGGGCTCGCACCCATGGTGCCCAGGGTCTGGGCGGGCACGGCCTGCTCGTTGGTGGTGTCCATGCCGAGCTTGCCGGCCACGTCCATGACGTTCGGCATGCCGACGTCGACGCCCATCTGCGCGAAGACGGAGTTGACGGACTTGTTCATCGCCGTCTGGACGGTGACGTCGCCGTAGTCCTGGTCGTCCTCGTTCTCGGGCGCGAAGCCGACCTTGCTGCCGCCCTCCACGACCGGCCGCTTGCTGGTGCCGTCGTAGATCGTGTTCGCGGTGATCGGGTCGCCGTCCTGGGTCTCGGCGCTCTCCTCCAGGGCGGCCGCCAGGATCACCGGCTTGAACGTCGAGGCGGGCTGGTAGTCGGTGCGGGTCGCGTTGCTGGTGTAGTGCTTGAAGTAGTCGACGCCGCCGTACAGGGCGACGACCTTCCCCGTCTTGGGATCGACGGAGACGGCGCCGGCCTGGACGTTCCCGTCGACCTTGCGCTTCTTCGGGTCCAGCTTGTCGGTCAGCTGCGCCTTGGCGGCCTTCTCCAGCTCGGCCTGCTTCTTCTTGTCGATGTTCAGGGTGATGGTCCAGCCCTGGTCGACGACCTCGGCCTCGGCCTGGGAGCGGGTGATGCCCTCCTGCTTCATCAGCTGGTTGATCAGCTGCTGGTTGGCGAGCTCGATCAAATAGCCCTTCTGCCCCTCCAGGCCGGCGGTGGGCTTGGGCTCCTTCGGCTCCGGGAACGTCATGCCCTGGCGGTCGGACCGGTCGAGCCAGCCCTCTTCGACCATGTTGTCCAGGACGTAGTTCCAGCGGGCCTCGACCAGCTTCTTGCCGGTTTCGGACGCGACCGCCCAGTCGTACTGACTCGGCGCCTGGAGCAGCGCGGCCAGGTACGCGCCCTGTTCGGGCTTGAGCTTCTCGGCGTCGACGCGGTAGTAGGCCTGGGCGGCGGCCTGGATGCCGTAGGCGCCGCGGCCGTAGTAGCTGGTGTTGATGTAGCCGGCGAGGATCTCGTCCTTGGACAGCTGGCGGTCGACCTTCAGGGAGATGACCATCTCCTTGAGCTTGCGGCTGACCGTCTGTTCCTGGCTGAGGTAGTAGTTCTTGACGTACTGCTGGGTGATCGTCGAACCACCCTGCGCGCCCTTGCCCATCACGGTGTTCAGCAGACCGCGGGCCGTGCCCTTGAGGTCGATGCCGTTGTCCTTGTAGAAGGACTTGTTCTCCGCTGCGACGAAGGCGCGCTGGACCTCCTTCGGGACCTTGGCCAGGTCCACGATCTCGCGGTTGACGTCGCCGTCGCGGGCCAGGGTGCTGCCGTCGCTGTACTTGTAGACGTTGCTCTGGCGCTGGGCGGCCTGGGCGGCCGCGTTGTCCTTCGGGATGTCGACAGCCAGATAGAGCGCGATGAAGGCGCCGATGCCGAGCAGGCACGCGCCGAGGAAGGTGCCGAGGATCTTCTTCCAGGTGAAGAGCCGGCGTATTCGGCCCTTGCCGCCGCCCTTGCCGGCGCTCTTGGCCGCCCGGCGGGCCGCGGCCCGGCCACCCTGGGCGGCCGGCGGGCCCACCACGGTGGCCGACTCGCCTCCCACGGGGGCCGAGGGCATCCCGGACGTGCGCCGGGGCGCGGCGCGGCGCCCGCTTTGCTGACGCGCTCGTCTGTCTTCCGCTCGTCCCATGGGTGTGTTCCGCTCCGCTTCGCTCTTGTGTGCACTCCTGCCACACAGGTTCGCCGCTCAGGTCAGCTCAGAAAGCTAACACCGGAAGTTGTGACAAAGAGCTGTCGATCCGGTCTTTTGCGGACGTGACAATCAGCACCTGTCCCACCGGAACCGACGGCTCAGGGATGCATAGGGTTGCCCGGGCGGGGTAAAGTGATATCACTTAGCTAGTTCGAAGCTAGACGAAGCCGCCGTGGCTTCGTGGATAGATGCGAACGAAACGGGGGAATCACCCATGCCTACCGACACCACATCCGTCACCGCCGACGTACCCGAGATGCCCGCCCCACGCGTACGTGAGTTCACGGCGCACAGCATCGGCGGCGGGCTCGCCCTGCTGCTGGGCCTCGTCGGGCTGCTGGCCGGCGCGGGGTTGATCGTCAGCACCGCGGCAGTCTCCGGAGGCGGTGCCAAGGCGGTGCTGATCATCGCCGGGGTTCTGGTCGCGGTCGCCGCGGTCCTCGCGATGTGCGGGCTCAACATGGTCGCGCCGGGCGAGGCCCGGGTCGTCCAGCTCTTCGGGCGGTACCGCGGGACGATCCGGGAGGACGGGCTGCGCTGGGTGAACCCCTTCACGTCCCGTACGAAGATCTCGACCCGGGTCCGCAACCACGAGACGGCCGTCCTCAAGGTCAACGACGCCTACGGCAACCCGATCGAGCTCGCCGCGGTCGTGGTGTGGAAGGTCGAGGACACCGCGCAGGCCACCTTCGAGGTCGACGACTTCCTGGAGTTCGTCTCCACCCAGACCGAGGCGGCCGTGCGGCACATCGCCATCGAGTACCCGTACGACGCCCACGACGAGGGCGGCCTCTCCCTGCGCGGCAACGCCGAGGAGATCACCGAGAAGCTCGCCGTCGAACTGCACGCAC is a window from the Streptomyces sp. NBC_00299 genome containing:
- a CDS encoding transglycosylase domain-containing protein: MGRAEDRRARQQSGRRAAPRRTSGMPSAPVGGESATVVGPPAAQGGRAAARRAAKSAGKGGGKGRIRRLFTWKKILGTFLGACLLGIGAFIALYLAVDIPKDNAAAQAAQRQSNVYKYSDGSTLARDGDVNREIVDLAKVPKEVQRAFVAAENKSFYKDNGIDLKGTARGLLNTVMGKGAQGGSTITQQYVKNYYLSQEQTVSRKLKEMVISLKVDRQLSKDEILAGYINTSYYGRGAYGIQAAAQAYYRVDAEKLKPEQGAYLAALLQAPSQYDWAVASETGKKLVEARWNYVLDNMVEEGWLDRSDRQGMTFPEPKEPKPTAGLEGQKGYLIELANQQLINQLMKQEGITRSQAEAEVVDQGWTITLNIDKKKQAELEKAAKAQLTDKLDPKKRKVDGNVQAGAVSVDPKTGKVVALYGGVDYFKHYTSNATRTDYQPASTFKPVILAAALEESAETQDGDPITANTIYDGTSKRPVVEGGSKVGFAPENEDDQDYGDVTVQTAMNKSVNSVFAQMGVDVGMPNVMDVAGKLGMDTTNEQAVPAQTLGTMGASPLQMAGVYATLDNHGKKVTPTILKSAEHNSRAVELPDPIGEQVISPQAADTVTSVLTGVVDDGTARTSVANNPKRDGQKVAGKTGTSDDNKSAWFTGYTPDLVTSVGLFGEDAKTHAQTKMYGAGGEPRVNGGGFPAQVWAAYMFGVTDSDARFDLDTDQGAAVQPTWTPTPTEEPTTEEPTDEPTTQKPTDEPTTQEPTDEPTTQEPTDEPTTQEPTDEPTDEPTGDITLDPARPGNEQ
- the fomD gene encoding cytidylyl-2-hydroxypropylphosphonate hydrolase, which gives rise to MEDGGAVTTTEVEAGGSTRFWAPGTQILWRYRENAGRRFHIARPVTVVRDDDEILAVWLAPGTECVKPVLADGTSVHLEPLETRYTKPRAVQRDRWFGTGVLKLARPGEPWSVWLFWEPGWLFKNWYVNLEEPLARWAGGVDSEDHFLDISVHPDRSWHWRDEDEFAQAQRDGLVDDRLAARVREAGRDAVEVIRAWGPPFSDDWQHWRPDPAWAVPSLPEDWDRTPAHMSS
- a CDS encoding SPFH domain-containing protein produces the protein MPTDTTSVTADVPEMPAPRVREFTAHSIGGGLALLLGLVGLLAGAGLIVSTAAVSGGGAKAVLIIAGVLVAVAAVLAMCGLNMVAPGEARVVQLFGRYRGTIREDGLRWVNPFTSRTKISTRVRNHETAVLKVNDAYGNPIELAAVVVWKVEDTAQATFEVDDFLEFVSTQTEAAVRHIAIEYPYDAHDEGGLSLRGNAEEITEKLAVELHARVEAAGVQIIESRFTHLAYAPEIASAMLQRQQAGAVVAARRQIVDGAVGMVEAALARISERDIVELDDERKAAMVSNLMVVLCGDRSPQPVLNTGTLYQ
- a CDS encoding SpoIIE family protein phosphatase, which codes for MDSKGVTEQPTSFERPETGVDPAEPRGALVRTSTQSTPHSTPAHSTPSHPPCGGAGAGTPLPAQARTGETPSTPGTTAPSGPSKEPSDIAGNGPEHSQPSVAAEPDTHRPRPVPEAIPPQPGAEPPQSSAERRTGQGLVPGRPTPMRRDGDRLRFVGAATRRIARGIDLDEIVMGLCRATVPTFSDAILVYLRDPLPVGDERPTGPVVLRLRRTDRIPEERDTEGSFLPSGAQQPEPTELSELSALTSELCEVRPGGALAEVLRGVRPVFADAPAARAALPELLGDDGELIIPDGQRAILAPLRGRRRVIGAAVFLRRPERLAFEPDDLLVAAQLATHSALGIDKAVLYGREAYIADELQRTMLPETLPRPTGVRLASRYLPAAETARVGGDWYDAIPLPGSRVALVVGDVMGHSMTSAAIMGQLRTTAQTLAGLDLPPQEVLHHLDEQAQRLGTDRMATCLYAVYDPVSHRITIANAGHPPPVLLHLGGRAEVLRVPAGAPIGVGGVDFEAVELDAPAGATLLLYTDGLVESRLRDVWTGIEQLREKLAATAQLTGPDHPPPLEALCDEVLDMLGPGDRDDDIALLAARFDGIAPSDVAYWFLEPEDAAPGRARRLARRALARWGMEELTDSVELLVSEVVTNAVRYASRPVTLRLLRTDVLRCEVGDDVPQLPRLRQARATDEGGRGLYLVNRLARRWGATRLSTGKVVWFELNRG